The following proteins come from a genomic window of Natronosalvus vescus:
- a CDS encoding DUF58 domain-containing protein, with protein MRLSRRGWAALGVIAFCLLMGAQFGSRALDAVVAPLVLILAAGVVTAYRTTRPEIDRLPIEEGYPNERRTVELAVEVETPLSATVVDALPDGVSAVDGRNAVETTLLDGEPIRYEIDLESRGQHAVGPLTVTITDLFGLVERRFRYAQTSDVLVYPRVYDLRGGAKHDLQLLRDAVGRYDREEFDHLREYERGDSLRDIHWKSAAKRADGELVVKEFVADGRVGSVELTAECTPGYADDLATAVASVATYLLREEVAVGVALPEATLEAETGERHQLEMLRRLAVLEPGEADDRARTGADVLIQADTTGVVVIVEGHEIPFERLSGRIDPDTVAGRGADESATSREPGSSDDRSNAGTGTGVSAHA; from the coding sequence ATGAGGTTGTCCAGGCGCGGCTGGGCTGCTCTCGGCGTGATCGCGTTCTGTCTCCTCATGGGGGCGCAGTTCGGGTCGCGGGCACTCGACGCCGTTGTCGCACCGCTGGTGCTCATCCTCGCAGCGGGCGTCGTCACCGCTTACCGCACGACTCGTCCAGAGATCGATCGACTTCCGATCGAGGAGGGCTATCCCAACGAACGCCGGACGGTCGAACTCGCCGTCGAGGTCGAAACGCCGCTGTCGGCGACCGTCGTCGACGCCCTTCCCGACGGTGTCTCGGCCGTCGACGGACGGAACGCAGTCGAGACCACGTTGCTCGACGGCGAGCCCATTCGCTACGAGATCGACCTCGAGTCCCGCGGTCAGCACGCGGTCGGCCCACTGACGGTGACCATCACCGATCTGTTCGGCCTGGTCGAACGCCGGTTCAGGTACGCCCAGACGAGCGACGTCCTCGTCTACCCGCGGGTGTACGATCTTCGAGGCGGCGCGAAACACGACCTCCAGTTACTTCGGGACGCCGTCGGACGGTACGACCGCGAGGAGTTCGATCACCTCCGGGAGTACGAGCGCGGTGACTCGCTCCGTGACATTCACTGGAAATCCGCCGCCAAGCGCGCCGACGGCGAACTCGTCGTCAAGGAGTTCGTCGCAGATGGCCGCGTCGGCTCGGTGGAACTCACCGCCGAGTGTACCCCCGGCTACGCCGACGACCTCGCGACGGCCGTCGCCAGCGTGGCGACCTACCTCCTCCGGGAGGAGGTCGCCGTTGGGGTCGCACTTCCGGAGGCAACGCTCGAGGCCGAAACCGGGGAGCGCCACCAGCTCGAGATGCTCCGACGGTTGGCCGTTCTCGAGCCTGGCGAGGCCGACGACCGAGCGCGAACCGGCGCGGACGTGTTGATCCAGGCGGATACGACCGGTGTGGTCGTGATCGTCGAGGGCCACGAGATTCCGTTCGAGCGACTCAGCGGGCGTATTGACCCGGATACGGTTGCGGGACGGGGTGCGGACGAATCGGCGACCAGCCGGGAACCTGGCTCGAGCGACGATCGATCGAACGCGGGAACGGGAACGGGGGTGTCGGCACACGCATGA
- a CDS encoding transglutaminase domain-containing protein, which produces MSTDSRTVPRTVSTSLEETVDASVFRTLALAGMIVLTGAYVHVLADITRTVGGTQSLYLLVLTMAVTATVLAHAIQPRTALAIGLGAGAIGFLYYLEATGHGAGAMILQADTFLSDTITLATGMSILQMVEAGIWTLGFAPGPVFLSWYLVMRERYALSVVPGGIALVFLVLTTDATTGVTVVGVVGGIAAVGFGELDHRGGTIAQADVLAILFAVIVVLSMTITFVPGGAASPTFLVDSGPSTLDGAIDSDPDRTSISGSVDLSPEVHFTVVSEEPTYWRTGVYDRYTGDAWVRSGPDDSYNTAGLPTPEGEYDTVRQTVTIERQLHVMPVSPHPTAIEGDIAEHVSVTDHGQPMPDGPVIEGDTYNVESAVIRADPEELTNAGTDYPEHVTDYYLQTPETLSSEFETATADIVGDAETPYEKAVAIEQHFHDEYDYSLEVDRPGGNAAEEFLFEMDEGYCVYFATTMAQMLRAEEIPARYVTGYTSGQQVDDHEYVVRGLDAHAWVEVYFPEHGWVAFEPTPSSERDTTHQERLEQAREDGEANVDTDTSEDVPADGIEDEEPDIPEPDDDFEDIIDQNDSDSNQSSPGMTPGYEGLDPGGEGGTTDGSDLLEPSDPGSGLPDSDAGTDGAEEEDEGIPVAPGDLLLGVALFIGVAAGVRRSGVPSLVNREVRLYWHGFRADPVADTERAYDRLEVLLARRYRPRKRGESPRQYLESLRLFGTVDPRARRVTKLYEQARYGGGVDREAADEAVSLVSELAREQTPVVGRLWR; this is translated from the coding sequence ATGAGTACCGACTCCCGAACCGTCCCCCGAACGGTATCGACGTCGCTCGAGGAGACGGTCGACGCGTCGGTGTTCAGAACGCTGGCACTGGCCGGCATGATCGTGTTGACGGGCGCGTACGTGCACGTGCTGGCGGACATCACGCGAACGGTCGGTGGTACCCAGTCGCTGTACCTCCTCGTCCTGACGATGGCCGTCACGGCGACGGTGCTCGCCCACGCGATCCAGCCGCGAACCGCTCTCGCGATCGGGCTCGGTGCTGGAGCGATCGGCTTTCTGTACTACCTCGAGGCGACCGGTCACGGGGCTGGTGCGATGATCTTGCAGGCGGACACGTTCCTCTCGGATACGATTACGCTGGCGACCGGGATGTCGATTCTCCAGATGGTCGAAGCAGGAATATGGACGCTCGGGTTCGCTCCGGGGCCGGTGTTTCTGTCGTGGTATCTCGTCATGCGCGAGCGCTACGCGTTGAGCGTCGTTCCGGGTGGAATCGCGCTGGTCTTCCTGGTGTTGACGACGGACGCGACGACCGGGGTGACGGTCGTCGGCGTCGTCGGCGGCATCGCCGCAGTCGGTTTCGGTGAACTCGACCACCGTGGCGGGACGATCGCCCAGGCGGACGTGCTGGCGATTCTGTTCGCGGTGATCGTCGTCCTCTCGATGACGATCACGTTCGTCCCCGGTGGGGCAGCAAGTCCGACGTTCCTGGTCGACAGTGGCCCGAGCACGCTCGACGGCGCGATCGACAGCGACCCGGATCGGACGTCGATCAGCGGGTCGGTCGATCTCTCCCCAGAGGTTCACTTCACGGTCGTGAGCGAGGAACCGACCTACTGGCGAACGGGGGTGTACGACCGCTATACGGGCGACGCCTGGGTCAGAAGCGGGCCAGACGATAGCTACAACACTGCTGGACTACCCACACCGGAGGGCGAATACGACACCGTCAGACAGACGGTCACGATCGAACGCCAACTCCACGTGATGCCCGTTTCGCCCCACCCGACGGCGATCGAGGGCGACATCGCCGAGCACGTCAGCGTCACCGATCACGGCCAGCCGATGCCCGACGGCCCGGTCATCGAGGGCGACACCTACAACGTCGAGAGCGCCGTCATCCGGGCCGACCCCGAGGAACTCACGAACGCGGGCACCGACTACCCCGAGCACGTCACCGACTACTACCTCCAGACGCCGGAGACGCTCTCCTCGGAGTTCGAGACGGCAACCGCCGACATCGTCGGCGACGCCGAGACGCCCTATGAAAAGGCCGTGGCCATCGAGCAGCACTTCCACGACGAGTACGACTACTCCCTCGAGGTCGACCGCCCAGGCGGCAACGCCGCGGAGGAGTTCCTCTTCGAGATGGACGAGGGTTACTGCGTCTACTTCGCGACGACGATGGCCCAGATGCTCCGTGCAGAGGAGATCCCTGCCCGGTACGTCACGGGATACACGTCGGGTCAGCAGGTCGACGATCACGAGTACGTCGTCCGCGGCCTCGATGCCCACGCCTGGGTCGAGGTGTACTTCCCCGAGCACGGCTGGGTCGCTTTCGAGCCGACCCCGTCGTCCGAGCGCGACACCACCCACCAGGAGCGCCTCGAGCAGGCTCGCGAGGACGGCGAAGCGAACGTCGACACCGATACCAGCGAGGACGTCCCGGCTGACGGTATCGAGGACGAAGAGCCCGACATTCCGGAGCCTGACGACGACTTCGAAGACATCATCGATCAAAACGACTCCGACAGCAATCAGTCGTCTCCGGGCATGACGCCTGGATACGAAGGACTCGATCCGGGTGGCGAAGGCGGGACGACGGACGGGAGCGATCTGCTCGAGCCAAGCGACCCCGGATCGGGGCTCCCTGATTCCGATGCGGGCACCGACGGGGCAGAGGAGGAGGACGAGGGTATCCCCGTCGCCCCCGGTGACCTCCTCCTCGGCGTCGCGCTCTTCATCGGCGTCGCTGCCGGCGTTCGCCGCTCGGGAGTTCCCTCCCTGGTCAACCGGGAGGTACGGCTGTACTGGCACGGGTTCCGCGCGGATCCGGTCGCCGACACCGAGCGGGCGTACGACCGTCTCGAGGTACTCCTGGCCCGGCGGTACCGCCCGCGAAAACGGGGGGAATCACCGCGACAATATCTGGAATCGCTGCGCCTGTTCGGCACCGTCGATCCCCGCGCCCGACGGGTCACCAAACTGTACGAACAGGCCCGATACGGTGGCGGCGTCGACCGCGAGGCGGCCGACGAAGCCGTCTCACTGGTCTCCGAACTCGCGCGTGAACAGACGCCAGTCGTGGGACGGCTGTGGCGGTGA
- a CDS encoding HVO_A0556 family zinc finger protein, producing MAATNGDGRQLLSALEGRRCPSCRAGSLVRDRYKGNLAALCEECGTPQAQLW from the coding sequence ATGGCAGCAACCAATGGCGACGGCCGACAGTTACTCAGCGCGCTCGAAGGGAGACGCTGTCCGAGCTGTCGAGCGGGATCGCTGGTTCGCGACCGGTACAAAGGTAACCTGGCGGCACTCTGTGAGGAGTGTGGAACGCCACAGGCACAGCTCTGGTAA
- the trmY gene encoding tRNA (pseudouridine(54)-N(1))-methyltransferase TrmY, translating to MRHFVLLAHDVPIDGEFSLDDLAGGAGRLDAIARSITASFVTSHGIRTDVRVHVVVRDQFTITFDGAELRRLNPDERSTAALVRNALEQREEAIGALPAEPGPGIELYRRGFEATLEQVGSAGTVVQLYEDGEAIVDVSPETLVDPVFVLSDHHDFTDEEANVLETAVDRRLRLGPTVLHADQAITVAHHYLDTDGYAQF from the coding sequence ATGCGCCACTTCGTGTTGCTGGCACATGACGTCCCCATCGACGGCGAGTTCTCCCTCGACGACCTCGCGGGCGGAGCGGGTCGACTCGATGCCATCGCTCGCTCGATCACCGCGTCGTTCGTCACCTCACACGGCATTCGAACCGACGTTCGAGTACACGTCGTCGTCCGGGATCAGTTCACGATCACGTTCGACGGCGCTGAACTCCGGCGGCTCAACCCAGACGAACGAAGCACGGCGGCGCTGGTCAGAAACGCCCTCGAGCAGCGCGAGGAAGCGATCGGCGCACTGCCAGCCGAACCAGGCCCGGGGATCGAACTCTATCGACGCGGGTTCGAGGCGACACTCGAGCAGGTCGGATCGGCGGGAACGGTCGTCCAGCTTTACGAGGATGGGGAGGCAATCGTCGACGTGTCCCCGGAGACGCTCGTCGATCCCGTGTTCGTCCTCTCGGATCATCACGACTTCACCGACGAGGAGGCGAACGTGCTCGAGACAGCGGTCGACCGGCGACTCCGACTCGGCCCGACGGTGCTCCACGCCGATCAGGCGATCACGGTTGCTCACCACTATCTCGACACGGACGGCTACGCGCAGTTTTGA
- a CDS encoding AAA family ATPase: MSTRKRLVVVCGLPGTGKTTVAGELTDRLEADLVRTDVVRKDCFPDPDYTPEETRATYEETLSRAATTLEQAGVAVVDGTFRRESLREQARAVAEAADARFDLVRVTCETDVVRERIAEREGDASDADFSVYTLLESEFEPPEESHHSIDNSGSLETTLEQLSAICATLEARAP; this comes from the coding sequence ATGTCCACACGGAAGCGCCTCGTCGTCGTCTGTGGTCTCCCCGGCACCGGAAAAACCACCGTCGCGGGCGAACTCACCGACCGACTCGAGGCCGACCTCGTCCGTACCGACGTCGTCCGCAAGGATTGTTTTCCGGATCCCGACTACACCCCCGAGGAGACGCGTGCGACCTACGAGGAGACGCTTTCGCGGGCCGCCACGACGCTCGAGCAGGCGGGAGTCGCGGTCGTGGATGGCACGTTCCGGCGGGAGTCCCTACGCGAGCAGGCACGCGCGGTTGCCGAGGCTGCCGACGCCCGGTTCGATCTGGTTCGGGTGACGTGTGAGACGGACGTCGTCCGGGAACGGATCGCCGAACGGGAGGGTGATGCGAGCGATGCGGACTTCTCGGTCTACACGCTTCTCGAGTCCGAGTTCGAGCCGCCCGAAGAATCGCATCATAGCATCGATAATTCGGGCTCGCTCGAGACGACCCTCGAACAATTGTCGGCGATCTGTGCGACGCTCGAGGCTCGTGCGCCCTGA
- a CDS encoding YqjF family protein, producing the protein MVVSLHMGWRHLLFANWPVDPALVEPAVPDALTLEAFDGAAWLSVVPFTNVDVRPRVAPAGIGIGLPELNLRTYVRYGANPGVYFFSLDADGLLAVLGARLFHHLPYYYASIDIRASSGRIRFRSRRRHPGSRPVHFRASYEPTGTAFHAAPGTLASFLTDRRRYYTEAQDGTLRYAEIDHEQWPLYDVDVVLEENTLFEANGFTKPDGEPRYLYSPGVDTVASRSKWLE; encoded by the coding sequence ATGGTCGTCTCCCTCCACATGGGCTGGCGTCACCTGCTCTTTGCCAACTGGCCAGTCGACCCTGCTCTCGTCGAACCGGCCGTCCCCGACGCCCTCACCCTCGAGGCGTTCGACGGGGCGGCCTGGCTCTCGGTCGTTCCCTTTACGAACGTCGACGTCCGCCCTCGAGTCGCCCCGGCCGGCATCGGGATCGGCCTCCCCGAACTCAACCTTCGCACCTACGTTCGCTACGGCGCCAACCCTGGTGTCTACTTTTTCAGCCTCGATGCGGACGGGTTGCTGGCCGTCCTCGGCGCCAGGCTCTTCCATCACCTGCCGTACTACTACGCCAGTATCGATATCCGTGCAAGCAGCGGTCGCATCAGGTTCCGGAGTCGCAGACGACACCCCGGTTCCAGACCGGTTCACTTTCGGGCGAGCTACGAGCCCACGGGAACCGCGTTCCACGCTGCCCCTGGAACCCTCGCGAGCTTTCTGACTGACCGGAGACGGTACTACACCGAAGCCCAGGATGGCACGCTTCGATACGCCGAAATCGACCACGAACAGTGGCCGCTCTACGACGTCGACGTCGTCCTCGAGGAGAACACGCTCTTCGAGGCGAACGGATTCACGAAACCCGATGGCGAGCCCCGCTATCTGTATAGTCCCGGTGTCGATACGGTGGCCTCGAGGAGTAAGTGGCTGGAGTAG
- a CDS encoding M23 family metallopeptidase — translation MAEYHAHGCTDTEHTGSCGQPADMDWVETKIDRRKLTLTPEEFEERAREHARVPEDENPGGDGLSRRSVLGKAAGVAAAGLAAPVVLSGNVAAHGTDEPIYTTSNLNIRDHPSLGGNVVKTAEEGTGMIIDGGPWDNDGYRWWQVRINGCGNDNSRVTGYCAEDWTAHPNFSYGTWGYVSSIWGDDRSHGYHRGIDIANDSGTAIFSSRQGTVTYAGWASGYGNVIYIDHGGGFETRYAHLSNFHVNQGDWVSAGQRIGDMGCTGNCSGPHLHFEVRVNGSDQNWPQVRHAQQWLNTAIPRDWGLGAVYPGYPY, via the coding sequence ATGGCAGAATATCACGCACATGGCTGTACCGACACGGAACACACCGGTAGCTGCGGGCAACCGGCTGATATGGACTGGGTGGAGACGAAGATCGATCGACGAAAGCTGACGCTCACGCCTGAGGAGTTCGAGGAACGGGCTCGAGAACACGCCAGAGTACCGGAAGACGAGAACCCTGGCGGTGACGGACTCAGCCGACGATCGGTACTCGGCAAGGCGGCCGGAGTCGCGGCCGCCGGCCTCGCCGCTCCGGTCGTGCTCTCGGGGAACGTCGCCGCCCACGGTACCGACGAGCCGATTTACACGACCTCCAACCTGAACATCCGCGATCACCCCAGCCTCGGCGGAAACGTCGTCAAAACCGCTGAGGAGGGGACGGGCATGATCATCGATGGTGGCCCATGGGACAACGACGGCTACCGCTGGTGGCAGGTGCGGATCAACGGCTGTGGCAACGATAACAGTCGCGTGACGGGCTACTGTGCCGAGGACTGGACGGCCCATCCCAACTTCTCGTACGGAACCTGGGGGTACGTCTCCTCGATCTGGGGCGACGACCGCTCCCACGGCTACCACCGGGGAATCGACATCGCGAACGATTCTGGAACGGCGATCTTCTCCAGTCGTCAGGGTACCGTCACCTACGCCGGCTGGGCGAGTGGCTACGGGAACGTCATTTACATCGACCACGGCGGCGGGTTCGAAACACGGTACGCGCACCTCTCGAACTTCCACGTCAACCAGGGCGACTGGGTGAGCGCTGGTCAGCGTATCGGGGACATGGGGTGTACGGGGAACTGTTCCGGCCCGCATCTCCACTTCGAGGTTCGCGTGAACGGATCGGATCAGAACTGGCCACAGGTTCGACACGCCCAGCAGTGGCTCAATACGGCTATCCCGCGAGATTGGGGACTCGGTGCCGTCTATCCGGGGTATCCGTACTGA
- the prf1 gene encoding peptide chain release factor aRF-1 — MSQEGDQEGSDRKKYEFRKVIEDLNNFEGSGTQLVTIYVPEDRQISDVVAHVTQEHSEAANIKSKQTRTNVQDALTSIKDRLRYYDNFPPEKGMVLFSGAVDSGGGQTEMVTRVLESPPQPVESFRYHCDSDFLTDPLEYMLEDHGLYGLIVLDRREANVGWLKGKRIEPVKSASSLVPGKQRKGGQSAQRFARLRLEAIDNFYQEVAGMANDLFVPKRHELDGVLVGGPSPTKDEFLDGDYLHHEIQDTVLGKFDVSYTDESGLKDLVDNAGEALADAEVMKDKTQMERFFKELHSGELATYGFEQTRTNLVMGSVENLLISEDLRKDVVTFDCGDCGNTDYELIDRRKATPSHSCSECGSDVEATEDDREDAIEHLINIAEQRGTETKFISTDFEKGEQLYNAFGGVAGILRYNTGV; from the coding sequence ATGAGTCAGGAGGGCGACCAGGAGGGATCCGACCGGAAGAAATACGAGTTCCGGAAGGTCATCGAAGATCTCAACAATTTCGAAGGGTCGGGCACGCAACTCGTGACGATCTACGTCCCCGAAGACCGACAGATCAGCGACGTGGTCGCACACGTCACCCAGGAACACAGCGAAGCCGCGAACATCAAGTCCAAACAGACCCGGACGAACGTCCAGGACGCGCTGACGAGCATCAAGGATCGACTGCGCTACTACGACAACTTCCCGCCGGAAAAGGGGATGGTACTCTTTTCGGGTGCCGTCGACTCCGGTGGCGGCCAGACCGAGATGGTCACCCGCGTCCTCGAGAGCCCACCCCAGCCCGTCGAGTCCTTCCGCTATCACTGCGACTCGGACTTCCTGACTGACCCCCTCGAGTACATGCTCGAGGATCACGGATTGTACGGTCTGATCGTGCTCGACCGGCGCGAGGCGAACGTCGGCTGGCTCAAAGGAAAGCGCATCGAGCCCGTTAAATCCGCCTCCTCGCTCGTTCCCGGCAAGCAGCGAAAAGGTGGCCAGTCCGCCCAGCGGTTCGCCCGCCTGCGACTCGAGGCGATCGACAACTTCTATCAGGAGGTGGCGGGAATGGCGAACGACCTGTTCGTCCCGAAGCGCCACGAACTCGACGGCGTCCTCGTTGGCGGACCCTCCCCGACGAAAGACGAGTTCCTCGACGGTGACTACCTCCACCACGAAATCCAGGACACGGTGCTCGGAAAGTTCGACGTCTCCTACACCGACGAGTCGGGACTCAAGGATCTCGTCGACAACGCAGGCGAGGCCCTCGCCGACGCCGAGGTGATGAAGGACAAAACGCAGATGGAGCGCTTTTTCAAGGAGCTTCACAGCGGGGAACTCGCCACGTACGGGTTCGAGCAGACTCGCACCAACCTCGTGATGGGGTCGGTGGAGAACCTGCTGATCAGCGAGGATCTGCGCAAGGACGTCGTCACCTTCGACTGTGGTGACTGTGGCAACACCGACTACGAACTCATCGACCGACGAAAGGCGACGCCGTCTCACAGCTGTAGCGAGTGTGGGAGCGACGTCGAGGCGACCGAGGACGACCGCGAGGACGCGATCGAGCACCTGATTAACATCGCCGAACAGCGCGGCACCGAGACGAAATTCATCTCGACTGACTTCGAGAAGGGCGAACAGCTCTACAACGCCTTTGGCGGGGTTGCGGGTATTCTGCGGTACAATACGGGCGTCTAA
- a CDS encoding helix-turn-helix transcriptional regulator yields the protein MASPSRSNPLETISRRYDLLAALEADPGTKADLEATTDSSRSTVDRGVRELMTFGLLERDEGRLRLTMAGRLALSAFRDARNALESVVDVSHLLAAVPTDAPLSMALLEGATIHEPSRLTPNQPLETIANRLQDAVRFRGIAATEPIPQFRRILTERTIAGHLDAEVVFTDELLSFVLDDHGASLERVFQTGRFHGHVVESIPYGLVLLETTTTAYTFVVVTDDGETVGVIENDSEAAYEWGSDVFRRFQAAGVRLPSGGET from the coding sequence ATGGCGTCTCCATCACGCTCCAATCCGCTCGAGACGATTTCCCGCCGGTACGATCTGTTAGCGGCACTCGAAGCCGACCCGGGGACGAAAGCCGACCTCGAGGCAACGACCGACTCGTCGAGATCGACGGTCGATCGGGGCGTTCGCGAACTCATGACGTTCGGCTTACTCGAGCGAGACGAGGGGCGACTCCGGTTGACTATGGCCGGCCGACTGGCACTCTCGGCGTTTCGGGACGCCAGAAACGCACTCGAGTCGGTCGTCGACGTCAGTCACCTTCTGGCGGCCGTTCCAACTGATGCGCCGCTGTCGATGGCGTTGCTCGAGGGAGCGACGATCCACGAACCCTCCCGTCTGACTCCGAACCAGCCGCTCGAGACGATCGCAAACCGGTTACAGGATGCCGTTCGATTTCGCGGCATTGCGGCGACGGAGCCGATTCCACAGTTTCGACGGATTTTGACCGAACGAACGATCGCTGGCCACCTCGACGCGGAGGTCGTCTTTACCGACGAGTTGCTCTCGTTCGTGCTGGACGACCACGGCGCGTCACTCGAGCGAGTATTTCAGACGGGTCGATTCCACGGTCACGTCGTCGAGTCGATCCCGTACGGACTCGTGCTGCTGGAGACGACGACAACCGCCTACACGTTCGTCGTGGTAACCGACGACGGCGAGACGGTGGGCGTTATCGAGAACGATTCGGAGGCAGCCTACGAGTGGGGGAGCGACGTGTTCCGACGGTTTCAGGCGGCAGGGGTTCGACTGCCGTCCGGTGGGGAGACGTAG